A part of Planococcus sp. MB-3u-03 genomic DNA contains:
- a CDS encoding circularly permuted type 2 ATP-grasp protein yields MFMPDGKPKAHYETFHEVIKRFSEDELREKHETAQLSFLRQGITFTVYHNNVGTERTMPFDFVPIIIPPEEWEVVEKGMTQRAEALNRFLDDVYHDQNIIEAGIVPRHLVQDNPYYYERQMKGVDIPLNNHIFLAGIDLIRDETGKYHVLEDNLRNPSGLSYVYQNRYVMRQVYPEFFVNHSVRTLEHQMSFLHDSILAHAPNGRKDKPFAVLLTPGMYNSAYYDHVFLAQQMGMDLVEGRDLVVRNNIVYMKSIRGLKRVDIIYRRIDDDFLDPESFRSDSALGVRGVMEAYQKGNVAILNAVGNGVADDKAIYAYVPEMIRYYLGEEPIIDNVKTYLLDKPEDREWVLEHLEELVVKNVGASGGYDMLVGPHASKELIEKFREKIIETPHQYIAQPTIKLSRAPAYQGDKFYPCHVDLRVFVMRGETTHVLPGGLSRVALKEGSLVVNSSQGGGGKDTWVFKKKEEGEDA; encoded by the coding sequence ATGTTTATGCCAGATGGAAAACCGAAAGCCCATTATGAAACTTTTCACGAAGTGATCAAACGATTTTCAGAAGATGAATTAAGGGAAAAGCATGAAACGGCGCAGCTATCGTTTCTGCGCCAAGGCATCACGTTCACCGTATACCATAATAATGTAGGAACTGAACGGACGATGCCGTTCGACTTTGTGCCGATCATCATTCCGCCGGAAGAGTGGGAAGTCGTCGAAAAAGGAATGACACAGCGCGCAGAGGCGTTGAATCGTTTTTTGGATGATGTCTACCATGACCAAAATATTATTGAAGCGGGAATTGTGCCGCGCCATTTGGTTCAAGACAATCCTTATTATTACGAACGGCAAATGAAAGGCGTCGATATCCCGCTCAACAACCATATCTTTTTGGCAGGGATCGACTTAATACGTGACGAAACCGGCAAATACCATGTGCTGGAAGATAATTTGCGCAACCCGTCCGGATTGTCGTATGTGTATCAGAACCGATATGTCATGCGGCAAGTATACCCCGAGTTTTTCGTCAACCATTCGGTAAGGACGCTCGAGCATCAAATGAGCTTTTTGCATGATTCGATTTTGGCCCATGCCCCAAATGGGAGAAAAGACAAACCGTTTGCCGTGCTCTTGACGCCTGGCATGTACAACTCGGCTTATTACGATCATGTCTTCCTGGCCCAGCAGATGGGCATGGATTTAGTCGAAGGGCGCGATCTGGTCGTCCGAAATAATATCGTCTATATGAAATCGATCCGGGGGCTGAAACGCGTCGATATTATCTACCGCCGCATCGACGACGATTTTTTGGATCCAGAATCCTTCCGTTCAGATTCCGCACTCGGTGTAAGGGGTGTGATGGAAGCTTATCAAAAAGGTAATGTCGCGATTTTGAATGCGGTCGGCAACGGCGTCGCAGATGACAAAGCGATCTATGCGTATGTGCCGGAGATGATCCGCTATTATTTAGGCGAAGAACCGATCATCGACAATGTGAAAACTTATTTGCTTGATAAGCCCGAAGATCGGGAATGGGTACTCGAGCATCTTGAAGAGCTCGTCGTTAAAAACGTAGGGGCGTCCGGCGGCTATGACATGCTCGTTGGCCCGCATGCCTCGAAGGAGCTGATTGAAAAGTTCAGGGAAAAAATTATCGAAACACCTCATCAGTATATAGCGCAGCCGACGATCAAGCTGTCGCGTGCCCCTGCTTATCAAGGAGACAAGTTCTACCCTTGCCACGTGGATCTTAGGGTGTTCGTCATGAGGGGTGAGACGACTCATGTCCTGCCTGGCGGATTATCCCGCGTCGCGCTGAAAGAAGGCTCGCTTGTCGTCAACTCTTCACAAGGCGGCGGCGGAAAAGACACGTGGGTGTTCAAAAAGAAAGAAGAAGGGGAGGATGCGTAA
- a CDS encoding HD-GYP domain-containing protein translates to MKGLDILKGKYLEKVENDATTLSLLARGSGLELMKQTILKDNTFILIPSEATEAHEFYYILEGEIQAEIEGKEVHLVKEDFFSCKELESPVNFTVLETVVLLSVSNFPVFHYASKMIAELRKIGEKVEHKDRYTFNHSFRVASYAIKTASKMRLTRERTESLFLASLLHDIGKINIPEEVLKKPSKLTDEEFDLVKKHPGDGAAMIRDTPYKDIADIVEQHHERVNGRGYPFGLKGDEILLEAKIIGVCDTFDAMTEDRAYRSAFTAQYAMDELDRLIGIQYDEDVVKAFKQVLLEEGKLIDTP, encoded by the coding sequence GTGAAAGGCTTGGATATACTAAAAGGTAAATATCTGGAAAAAGTTGAAAACGATGCTACTACTCTTTCTTTATTGGCTAGAGGTAGTGGTTTGGAACTGATGAAACAAACTATTTTAAAAGATAATACTTTTATTTTGATTCCGAGCGAAGCCACTGAGGCTCACGAATTCTACTACATATTAGAAGGGGAAATTCAGGCGGAAATAGAAGGTAAAGAAGTCCATCTCGTCAAAGAAGATTTCTTTTCATGCAAAGAATTAGAATCCCCAGTCAACTTTACAGTTTTAGAGACAGTTGTTTTATTATCTGTTTCAAATTTTCCTGTCTTCCACTATGCCAGCAAAATGATTGCGGAGCTGAGAAAAATTGGTGAAAAAGTTGAGCATAAAGATCGTTATACATTTAATCATAGTTTCCGAGTAGCCAGTTATGCAATTAAGACGGCATCCAAAATGAGACTAACAAGAGAACGTACAGAATCATTGTTCCTGGCGTCTCTTCTCCACGACATCGGCAAAATCAATATTCCTGAAGAAGTATTGAAAAAGCCTTCCAAATTGACGGACGAAGAATTTGACCTGGTGAAAAAACATCCAGGAGACGGCGCTGCTATGATCCGCGACACCCCTTATAAAGATATCGCCGACATTGTCGAGCAGCATCACGAACGAGTGAATGGGCGGGGCTATCCATTCGGCTTGAAAGGCGACGAAATCCTGCTTGAAGCGAAAATTATCGGTGTTTGCGATACTTTCGATGCGATGACGGAAGACCGCGCCTACCGTTCTGCGTTCACTGCCCAATATGCGATGGACGAACTCGATCGGCTGATCGGCATCCAATATGATGAAGACGTCGTAAAAGCATTCAAGCAAGTATTGTTAGAAGAAGGCAAATTAATAGATACACCGTAA
- a CDS encoding glutamate synthase subunit beta, whose translation MGKITGFMEYDRQTVKERDPAQRTKDWKDYTIPLSEQEVQKQGARCMDCGVPTCQTGMDLDNGTTGCPVNHLIPEWNDLVYRGQWKEALHREHLKNNFPEFTGVACPAPCEGACVLGINEPPVAIRTVERSIIERGFAEGWVVPEPPKHRTGKKVAVVGSGPAGLASAAQLNKAGHTVTVFEKSDRIGGLLTYGIPEMKLPYDMVMRRVKILEQEGITFVTNVEVGKNYPATKLRDDFDSVIMATGATVHRNIDVEGRDLEGVHFAMDFLHASTKSLLDSDLEDGNYISAKGKNVIVIGGGDTGTDCLATSVRHGCESLVQFDVYDQKGALRDEKGNPWPQYPKIHRVEYGHKEAAATFGDDPRAYAVMTKKFVGDENGHVKEVHTVNVKLKIDEQGNRIREEIPGTEKVWKADLILIAIGFSGPEQLLIDQLNVETHANSRVKAEYGDYRTNVEGIFAAGDMRRGQSLIVWAINEGREAARECDRYLMGSTVLP comes from the coding sequence ATGGGGAAGATAACCGGATTTATGGAATATGACCGACAGACTGTAAAAGAACGCGACCCGGCACAGCGGACGAAAGACTGGAAAGATTATACGATTCCGCTATCTGAACAGGAAGTACAAAAGCAAGGGGCTCGCTGCATGGATTGCGGCGTCCCGACCTGCCAGACCGGCATGGATCTCGATAATGGCACGACCGGATGCCCGGTTAACCATTTGATTCCGGAATGGAATGATCTGGTCTATCGCGGCCAGTGGAAAGAAGCGCTTCATCGCGAACATTTGAAGAATAACTTCCCTGAATTCACGGGCGTCGCTTGTCCGGCTCCGTGTGAAGGGGCTTGTGTGCTCGGCATCAACGAACCGCCTGTCGCTATCCGCACAGTCGAACGCTCGATCATCGAACGCGGATTTGCGGAAGGCTGGGTCGTTCCAGAACCGCCGAAACACCGCACCGGCAAAAAAGTGGCTGTTGTCGGTTCGGGTCCTGCCGGTCTTGCGTCGGCAGCCCAATTGAACAAAGCGGGCCATACTGTAACGGTGTTCGAAAAAAGCGACCGCATCGGCGGCCTGCTGACGTACGGCATCCCTGAAATGAAATTACCGTATGACATGGTCATGCGCCGCGTCAAAATTCTTGAGCAGGAAGGCATCACCTTCGTGACGAATGTTGAAGTCGGCAAAAACTACCCTGCAACGAAATTGCGCGATGATTTCGATTCGGTCATCATGGCGACCGGCGCGACTGTCCACCGCAATATTGACGTCGAAGGGCGTGACTTGGAAGGTGTTCATTTCGCGATGGACTTCCTGCATGCCAGCACGAAAAGCTTGCTCGATTCCGATTTGGAAGACGGCAATTATATTTCGGCAAAAGGAAAAAACGTCATTGTCATCGGCGGTGGGGACACGGGCACAGACTGTCTCGCAACTTCCGTACGCCATGGCTGCGAGAGCCTTGTGCAATTCGATGTCTACGATCAAAAAGGAGCGCTCCGTGACGAAAAGGGCAATCCATGGCCGCAGTATCCGAAAATCCACCGCGTAGAATACGGCCACAAAGAAGCTGCCGCAACGTTCGGTGACGATCCGCGTGCTTATGCGGTCATGACGAAGAAATTTGTCGGCGATGAAAACGGGCATGTAAAAGAAGTCCATACCGTCAACGTCAAACTGAAAATCGATGAGCAAGGCAACCGCATCCGTGAAGAAATTCCGGGAACGGAAAAAGTATGGAAAGCGGACCTCATCCTAATCGCTATCGGCTTCAGCGGCCCTGAACAATTGCTGATCGACCAATTGAATGTAGAAACACATGCTAATTCACGCGTCAAAGCCGAATACGGCGATTACCGCACGAATGTCGAAGGTATCTTTGCGGCAGGTGACATGCGCAGAGGCCAGAGCTTGATCGTCTGGGCGATCAACGAAGGCCGTGAAGCTGCACGGGAATGCGACCGTTATTTGATGGGCAGCACCGTATTGCCTTAA
- the gltB gene encoding glutamate synthase large subunit, with translation MRKKEYPIAQGLYHPDQEHEACGIGMIANIDGRKSHNIVQNAVNILCNLEHRGGQSSDTSTGDGAGILTQIPHRFFLKQCEKEGIVLPDEGKYGIGMIFMPQDYDLRMKAKDIIQRIVEEEGQQSLGWRPVPVNDSFVGNVAAKTKPVIRQIFIGASAELETRMDLERRLYIIRKRIEQEMGGVEEFKDVYFSSLSAGTIVYKGMLIPEQLDSFYIDLNHPEFKSALALVHSRFSTNTFPSWQRSHPNRYSIHNGEFNTLRGNVNWMRARQLACNSPYFNDQDLQKVLPVIDETGSDSSMFDNCFEFLHLSGRSLAHTAMMMVPEPWVNDQSIDKKKRDFYEYHSTLMEPWDGPAALVFTDGRQIAACLDRNGLRPARYYITKSGMIVLGSEVGALDIFSDDIIYKDRLRPGKMLLVDLEAGKIIPDDEIKTQIASELPYKDWVENNLFDLGDLPEPKEVVHPNTEGLLKQQLAFGYTQEEVQKIIKPLASDGKDPVGSMGYDSPLAVLSKKPQLLYNYFKQLFAQVTNPPIDAIREQIITAARTTIGAEGNLVDPKPESARHIRLETPVLLNAELERLRQQNLPEFKAVTLPILFTADGGAEAMEARLEAVFAEADEAIEQGATLVILSDRGVDSAHAAIPALLAVSGLHHHLIRQGTRTRMSILLESAEPREVHHFAMLIGYGAEGINPYLAFESIEDLVAKDDIHGMNVEQAETSYVQAVTDGIIKILSKMGISTIQSYRGAQIFEAIGIHMDVIDKYFTRTSSRLGGIGIDIIAKEVLLRHASAYPDREGSNPALESGDEYQYRENGEDHQYNPMTIHTLQQACRTNNYDTFRKYSKLLTDEKANLQSLRGLLKFKDRTPVPIEEVETVEEICARFKTGAMSYGSISKEAHEALAIAMNKIGGRSNSGEGGEEVSRFIPDDNGDNRRSAIKQVASGRFGVTSHYLVNADEIQIKVAQGAKPGEGGHLPGKKVYPWIAEVRGSTTGVELISPPPHHDIYSIEDLAELIFNLKNANPRARISVKLVSAVGVGTIAAGVAKGRADLVLISGYDGGTGAAPKTSLKHTGLPWEIGLAETHQTLLLNGLRDRIVVETDGKMMTGRDVVTAALLGAEEYGFSTAPLVVLGCVMMRVCHLDTCPVGIATQNPELRKKYTGEADHVANFMRFIAMEARELMAELGFRTINEMIGRTDVLETNKAIKHWKAEGLDLTQLLYQPDLPEKVGRYATIKQDHGLKHTLDVQELLPRCRNAIENGERVEVSTAIRNIHRATGTIIGSAISRKYGAEGLPEDTITLNFQGSAGQSFGAFIPKGMTLNLIGDSNDFVGKGLSGGKIIVKPAADSTFLPEKNIIIGNVSFYGASAGEAYIHGMAGERFAVRNSGAKIVVEGVGDHGCEYMTGGRVIILGDTGKNFAAGMSGGVAYILDEDETFSARCNPEMVHMQPLADPSEIAELKEMVENHVRYTGSLNGKRVLDHWEILSAKFVRVIPKAYLKINERISKLQDSGMAKFDAEMAAFEESKMASAGK, from the coding sequence TTGAGAAAGAAAGAGTATCCGATCGCACAAGGACTGTATCATCCCGACCAGGAACATGAAGCTTGCGGTATTGGGATGATCGCTAATATAGACGGCAGAAAATCGCACAATATTGTCCAGAACGCAGTAAACATCCTGTGTAACTTGGAACACCGCGGCGGCCAATCATCAGATACGAGCACGGGGGACGGCGCCGGTATTTTGACGCAGATTCCGCACCGCTTTTTCCTGAAGCAATGTGAAAAAGAAGGAATCGTTCTTCCGGATGAAGGGAAATACGGCATCGGGATGATTTTCATGCCACAGGATTACGATCTGCGCATGAAGGCAAAAGACATCATCCAGCGTATTGTCGAAGAAGAAGGGCAGCAATCACTTGGTTGGCGCCCGGTTCCAGTCAACGATTCATTTGTCGGAAATGTCGCAGCGAAAACCAAGCCAGTCATTCGCCAAATCTTCATCGGCGCATCAGCGGAGCTAGAGACGCGCATGGACTTGGAGCGCCGTTTGTACATTATCCGTAAACGCATCGAGCAGGAAATGGGCGGCGTGGAAGAATTTAAAGACGTCTATTTCAGCAGCTTGTCTGCCGGCACAATCGTCTATAAAGGCATGCTCATCCCGGAACAACTGGATTCATTCTATATCGACCTCAACCATCCCGAATTCAAATCGGCGTTGGCACTCGTCCACTCACGGTTCAGTACGAATACCTTCCCGAGCTGGCAGCGTTCCCACCCGAACCGCTACTCCATCCATAACGGCGAATTCAATACGCTTCGCGGAAATGTCAATTGGATGAGAGCCCGTCAGCTCGCTTGCAACTCCCCTTATTTCAATGACCAAGACTTGCAAAAAGTCCTGCCGGTCATTGATGAGACAGGAAGCGACTCGTCGATGTTCGACAATTGCTTCGAATTCCTCCATCTATCAGGCCGTTCGCTTGCGCACACGGCGATGATGATGGTTCCAGAGCCATGGGTCAACGATCAATCGATCGACAAGAAAAAACGCGATTTCTATGAATACCATAGCACGCTCATGGAGCCGTGGGACGGCCCAGCGGCACTGGTGTTTACAGACGGACGCCAGATCGCAGCCTGTCTCGACCGCAACGGCTTGCGCCCGGCGCGTTATTATATTACGAAAAGCGGCATGATCGTACTCGGCTCAGAAGTCGGGGCGCTTGATATCTTTTCGGATGACATCATCTATAAAGACCGCTTGCGTCCGGGGAAGATGCTGTTGGTGGATCTTGAAGCCGGCAAGATCATCCCGGACGACGAAATCAAAACGCAGATTGCATCCGAACTCCCTTATAAAGATTGGGTCGAAAACAATCTGTTCGATTTGGGCGATTTACCAGAACCAAAAGAAGTGGTGCATCCAAACACCGAAGGGTTATTGAAGCAGCAGCTTGCTTTTGGTTATACGCAAGAAGAAGTTCAGAAAATCATTAAACCACTGGCATCCGATGGGAAAGATCCAGTCGGCTCGATGGGTTACGACTCACCGCTTGCAGTATTGTCGAAAAAACCGCAGCTTTTGTATAACTACTTTAAGCAATTGTTTGCACAAGTTACCAACCCGCCAATTGATGCCATCCGCGAACAGATCATCACGGCAGCCCGGACGACGATCGGGGCAGAAGGCAACTTGGTGGATCCGAAACCGGAAAGCGCGCGTCATATCCGCCTAGAAACACCGGTATTGCTGAATGCAGAGCTGGAAAGGCTGCGCCAGCAAAACTTGCCGGAGTTCAAAGCCGTTACCTTGCCGATCCTGTTTACAGCGGACGGAGGCGCAGAAGCGATGGAAGCGCGCTTAGAAGCAGTGTTTGCAGAAGCGGACGAGGCGATTGAACAAGGCGCGACGCTGGTCATCCTGTCCGACCGCGGAGTTGACAGCGCGCATGCGGCAATTCCTGCGCTCCTTGCAGTATCAGGCCTTCATCATCATTTAATCCGACAAGGTACACGAACACGCATGAGCATCCTGCTTGAATCTGCAGAACCGCGCGAAGTCCATCATTTCGCAATGCTGATTGGCTACGGTGCAGAAGGAATCAATCCTTACCTGGCGTTCGAATCGATCGAAGACCTGGTAGCGAAAGATGATATCCATGGCATGAACGTCGAACAAGCGGAAACGAGCTACGTTCAAGCTGTAACGGACGGGATTATTAAAATATTGTCTAAAATGGGCATTTCAACTATTCAAAGTTACCGAGGTGCACAGATTTTCGAAGCAATCGGTATTCATATGGACGTTATCGATAAATACTTCACGCGTACATCTTCGCGTCTAGGCGGCATCGGCATCGATATTATCGCCAAGGAAGTCCTGCTTCGCCATGCGTCTGCTTATCCGGACCGTGAAGGATCGAATCCAGCGCTCGAATCAGGCGACGAATACCAGTACCGTGAAAACGGCGAGGACCATCAATACAACCCAATGACGATCCATACGCTTCAGCAAGCATGCCGGACGAATAATTACGATACATTCCGCAAGTATTCAAAATTATTGACGGATGAAAAAGCCAATCTCCAATCATTGCGCGGCTTATTGAAATTCAAAGACCGTACGCCGGTGCCGATCGAAGAAGTCGAAACGGTCGAAGAGATTTGCGCACGCTTTAAAACCGGTGCCATGTCTTACGGGTCTATCAGTAAAGAAGCTCACGAAGCCTTAGCAATCGCGATGAATAAAATCGGCGGCCGCAGCAATTCAGGAGAAGGCGGCGAAGAAGTTTCACGCTTTATTCCGGACGATAATGGCGACAACCGCAGAAGCGCCATCAAGCAAGTTGCATCCGGCCGCTTCGGTGTTACAAGCCATTATTTGGTCAATGCTGATGAAATCCAGATCAAAGTCGCACAAGGGGCGAAGCCAGGAGAAGGCGGGCATTTGCCAGGCAAGAAAGTATATCCATGGATTGCGGAAGTGCGTGGTTCGACGACTGGCGTCGAATTGATTTCACCGCCGCCTCACCACGACATTTATTCAATCGAAGATTTGGCGGAATTGATCTTCAACTTGAAAAACGCCAACCCGCGTGCGCGCATCAGCGTAAAGCTCGTGTCTGCAGTCGGTGTCGGCACAATCGCAGCTGGTGTTGCCAAAGGGCGTGCAGATCTTGTGTTGATCAGCGGCTACGACGGCGGCACAGGCGCGGCGCCGAAAACAAGCTTGAAACATACCGGCTTGCCATGGGAGATCGGGCTTGCGGAAACGCATCAGACGCTGCTATTGAACGGCCTGCGTGACCGCATCGTCGTCGAAACAGATGGCAAGATGATGACCGGCCGCGACGTCGTGACTGCGGCGCTTCTCGGGGCAGAAGAATATGGCTTCTCGACAGCACCGCTCGTCGTGCTTGGATGCGTCATGATGCGCGTCTGCCATTTGGATACATGCCCAGTCGGGATTGCGACTCAAAACCCGGAACTGCGCAAAAAATACACGGGCGAAGCAGATCACGTCGCGAACTTCATGCGCTTTATCGCTATGGAAGCACGCGAATTGATGGCGGAGCTTGGGTTCCGCACGATCAACGAAATGATCGGCCGCACCGATGTACTCGAAACGAATAAAGCGATCAAGCATTGGAAAGCGGAAGGGCTGGATTTGACGCAGCTTCTTTATCAACCGGACCTGCCGGAAAAAGTTGGCCGCTATGCAACAATCAAGCAAGACCACGGTTTGAAGCATACGCTTGATGTGCAAGAGCTTCTCCCGCGCTGCCGCAATGCGATCGAAAACGGTGAACGTGTCGAAGTATCGACAGCAATTCGCAATATCCACCGCGCAACCGGGACGATCATCGGCAGTGCCATCTCCCGCAAATACGGAGCAGAGGGCTTGCCGGAAGATACCATTACATTGAACTTCCAAGGTTCAGCCGGGCAAAGCTTCGGTGCATTCATTCCGAAAGGCATGACGCTCAATTTGATCGGAGACTCCAACGATTTTGTCGGAAAAGGCTTATCCGGCGGCAAGATCATCGTCAAGCCAGCAGCGGATTCCACATTCCTTCCCGAGAAGAACATCATCATCGGCAACGTGTCGTTTTACGGTGCATCGGCTGGGGAAGCGTATATCCACGGCATGGCCGGCGAGCGTTTCGCCGTCCGCAACTCGGGTGCTAAGATTGTCGTCGAAGGCGTCGGCGACCACGGTTGTGAATACATGACCGGCGGACGCGTTATCATTCTCGGAGACACCGGCAAGAACTTCGCAGCCGGCATGTCAGGCGGCGTCGCGTATATCCTGGATGAAGATGAAACATTCAGTGCACGCTGCAACCCCGAAATGGTGCATATGCAGCCGCTCGCAGATCCTTCGGAAATCGCGGAACTGAAAGAGATGGTCGAAAACCATGTCCGCTACACAGGAAGCCTGAACGGCAAACGCGTATTGGATCATTGGGAGATTCTTTCTGCCAAATTCGTCCGCGTCATTCCGAAAGCCTATTTGAAGATCAACGAACGCATCAGCAAGCTGCAAGACAGCGGCATGGCGAAATTCGATGCCGAAATGGCCGCATTCGAAGAAAGCAAAATGGCTTCAGCCGGCAAGTAA
- the recQ gene encoding DNA helicase RecQ, with protein sequence MLEQARKLLQSHFGYDSFRTGQEQAITQVFDGQNTICVMPTGGGKSMCYQIPALAMEGTTIVVSPLISLMKDQVDALQAAGIPAASINSSLDVYEVREILHEVQMGIIKLLYIAPERLDSEMFLDGLQGVKVPLIAVDEAHCISQWGHDFRPSYRLISRMLEIFPDNPTVLALTATATPQVREDICRILDIEEQNTVITGFERANLSFSVIQGQDRERFIRDYVQKNDNEAGIIYAATRKTVDSVYESLIKRGVKAAKYHAGMPDEERRLGQERFLNDEVTVMVATNAFGMGIDKSNIRYVIHYQLPKNMESYYQEAGRAGRDGLPSECIVLYASQDVQTQRFLIDQAQDPTRIPGELKKLQGMVDYCHTENCLQQFIVHYFGDGSAAPCGHCGNCVDEREGQDVTEDVQKVLSCVIRMGQKFGKTMTAQVLTGSRNKKVLDFRFDQLSTYGVLKHMNSKEVSNLIEFMISQELLAVEQGSFPTIFVPDGGRDVLLGKRRVMRKGAVVTKRIATNDPLFEELRTVRKKLADEAGVPPFVIFSDKSLQDMVARKPKDEEAFLEVSGVGANKLEKYGEYFLEAIRMYETVNNS encoded by the coding sequence GTGTTGGAACAAGCAAGAAAATTACTGCAGTCGCATTTCGGGTATGATAGCTTCCGGACCGGCCAGGAGCAGGCCATCACACAAGTCTTCGATGGCCAAAATACGATTTGCGTCATGCCGACAGGCGGCGGGAAATCGATGTGCTACCAGATTCCTGCGCTTGCCATGGAAGGGACAACGATCGTCGTCTCGCCGCTGATCTCCCTGATGAAAGACCAAGTTGATGCATTGCAGGCAGCCGGAATTCCAGCTGCTTCTATTAATAGTTCGCTCGATGTCTATGAAGTCCGTGAAATCCTTCATGAAGTGCAGATGGGCATCATCAAATTATTGTATATCGCGCCAGAGCGCCTCGATTCAGAAATGTTTTTGGATGGCCTGCAAGGCGTCAAGGTACCGCTCATCGCAGTCGATGAAGCGCATTGCATCTCGCAATGGGGCCATGATTTCCGGCCGAGCTACCGCCTGATCAGCCGCATGCTGGAAATTTTTCCGGACAATCCGACGGTGCTTGCGTTGACGGCTACGGCCACACCTCAAGTGCGGGAAGATATTTGCCGCATCCTGGATATCGAAGAACAAAATACCGTCATTACCGGATTTGAACGGGCGAACTTAAGCTTTTCGGTCATTCAAGGACAGGACCGCGAACGCTTTATCCGCGATTATGTCCAGAAAAATGATAATGAAGCAGGTATCATTTACGCAGCGACGCGCAAAACGGTGGATTCGGTCTATGAATCGCTTATCAAACGCGGCGTCAAAGCGGCGAAATACCATGCCGGCATGCCGGACGAAGAACGCCGCCTCGGGCAAGAGCGCTTTTTGAACGATGAAGTGACCGTGATGGTCGCGACCAATGCATTCGGAATGGGCATCGATAAATCCAATATTCGCTATGTAATCCATTACCAGCTGCCCAAAAACATGGAAAGCTATTATCAGGAAGCAGGGCGTGCGGGGCGAGACGGGTTGCCGAGTGAGTGCATCGTCCTGTACGCTTCGCAGGACGTCCAAACGCAGCGCTTTTTGATCGACCAGGCGCAAGACCCAACGCGCATTCCAGGGGAGTTGAAAAAGCTCCAGGGGATGGTCGATTATTGCCATACGGAAAACTGCCTTCAGCAATTCATCGTCCATTATTTTGGCGACGGAAGTGCGGCTCCGTGCGGCCATTGCGGAAATTGCGTCGACGAGCGGGAAGGCCAGGATGTCACGGAAGATGTCCAGAAAGTATTGTCATGCGTCATCCGCATGGGCCAGAAATTCGGCAAGACGATGACTGCCCAAGTATTGACCGGCTCACGCAATAAGAAAGTGCTCGATTTCCGCTTTGATCAATTGTCGACCTACGGCGTGTTGAAGCATATGAATTCAAAAGAAGTGTCGAATCTTATCGAATTCATGATTTCACAGGAACTGCTGGCAGTTGAACAAGGCAGCTTTCCGACGATCTTCGTCCCGGACGGAGGGCGCGATGTGCTGCTCGGAAAACGCCGCGTCATGAGAAAAGGCGCTGTCGTAACGAAACGAATCGCCACCAACGATCCGCTATTCGAGGAATTGCGCACGGTCCGCAAGAAATTGGCGGACGAGGCGGGAGTTCCGCCGTTTGTCATCTTCTCGGATAAAAGCCTGCAGGACATGGTTGCGCGTAAACCGAAAGATGAAGAAGCCTTCCTGGAAGTCAGCGGAGTCGGCGCCAACAAGCTGGAGAAATACGGGGAATACTTTCTTGAAGCAATTCGGATGTATGAAACTGTGAATAATTCGTAG
- a CDS encoding DUF4334 domain-containing protein, with translation MKPERWAWEMMERGAESAGEACRLFDALEPVDPHEMFGTWKGRELPTGHPMDGWLEKTGWYGKAFHSTEHVDPLLFNNPFGEPFPLHPFPPGLISNLLSGARGAARLRKMEWRGKTSAVMIYDQLPIQDHFRKVNEDVLLGMMDWKGMKRPYFFLLARVYA, from the coding sequence ATGAAGCCGGAACGCTGGGCTTGGGAAATGATGGAGCGCGGCGCGGAGAGTGCCGGTGAAGCTTGCCGCTTGTTCGATGCGCTCGAGCCAGTCGACCCACACGAAATGTTCGGCACGTGGAAAGGGCGCGAATTGCCTACAGGACACCCAATGGACGGATGGCTTGAAAAAACGGGCTGGTACGGCAAAGCTTTCCACAGCACCGAGCATGTCGATCCTTTATTGTTCAACAACCCTTTTGGAGAACCGTTCCCGCTGCATCCGTTTCCCCCTGGCCTGATTTCCAATCTGCTGAGTGGTGCGAGAGGTGCAGCGCGGCTCCGTAAGATGGAGTGGCGCGGAAAAACGAGTGCGGTGATGATTTACGATCAATTGCCGATCCAGGACCATTTCCGTAAAGTGAATGAGGACGTGCTGCTGGGCATGATGGACTGGAAAGGCATGAAGCGGCCATACTTCTTCCTGTTGGCCAGAGTATACGCCTGA